The following coding sequences are from one Triticum dicoccoides isolate Atlit2015 ecotype Zavitan chromosome 4A, WEW_v2.0, whole genome shotgun sequence window:
- the LOC119288747 gene encoding uncharacterized protein Mb0911c-like, with amino-acid sequence MASGAVRPKLAYIVCYVEDVGKSAAFYAKAFNYSVRRVDDSHKWAELDTGSTTIAFTPRHQRETDALMGEVQLPKSPRERGPVEICFDYDDVDAAYRRAVENGAVPVSAPEQKNWGQKVGYIRDCDGITVRLGSHVRE; translated from the exons ATGGCGTCTGGGGCGGTGAGACCTAAGCTCGCGTACATCGTGTGTTACGTCGAAGATGTGGGCAAGTCGGCCGCCTTCTACGCCAAGGCCTTCAACTACAGCGTCCGCCGGGTCGACGACTCGCACAA GTGGGCGGAGCTGGACACCGGCTCGACGACCATCGCGTTCACGCCGCGGCACCAGAGGGAGACGGACGCGCTCATGGGCGAGGTGCAGCTGCCCAAGTCGCCCCGTGAGCGAGGGCCCGTGGAGATCTGCTTCGACTACGACGACGTCGACGCTGCGTACCGGCGGGCCGTGGAGAACGGGGCGGTGCCGGTGAGCGCGCCGGAGCAGAAGAACTGGGGGCAGAAGGTCGGCTACATCAGGGACTGTGACGGGATCACCGTGCGCCTTGGGAGCCACGTCCGCGAGTAG
- the LOC119288748 gene encoding uncharacterized protein LOC119288748 yields MSGAQGAQPKGAFTATTYRSAAAPDGPEERHQQQQSPRTELRSSKDEHGLPVKMLEERVEDATGKGGPVFGAGTDDGKPDLGVTGTGGG; encoded by the coding sequence ATGTCTGGAGCCCAAGGCGCACAGCCCAAGGGAGCTTTCACGGCGACCACGTACAGGTCGGCGGCAGCTCCCGACGGCCCGGAGGAGCGCCACCAGCAGCAGCAGTCGCCAAGGACAGAGCTACGGTCGAGCAAGGACGAGCATGGGTTACCGGTGAAGATGCTCGAGGAGAGGGTCGAAGACGCCACTGGGAAGGGCGGTCCGGTGTTCGGCGCCGGTACGGACGACGGCAAGCCCGACCTGGGCGTCACAGGCACCGGCGGAGGCTAA